Proteins found in one Paucidesulfovibrio gracilis DSM 16080 genomic segment:
- a CDS encoding ParB/RepB/Spo0J family partition protein, which translates to MSAGSRGLGRGLDALLGGTQQKDEPVNPSEVRQLPIASICPNPHQPRIEFSEQGLADLSASIKTQGVLQPILVRPLENNQYELVAGERRLRASKLAGLREIPALVREMDDQESLAIALIENLQREDLNAIEEALGYRQLMDQFGVNQEALAKSLGKSRSALANSMRLLNLPEPVQNDIRQGRITAGHGRAIMSVTDETVANELHARILKQGMSVRQAEAEAGFWKEHGTLPSHGQGESADQAPRRAAGKRKKDVDPDLAEVQSMISRTLGRKVSVSGTASKGKLTLPFSSLDDLRRLAEMLGGEQG; encoded by the coding sequence ATGTCTGCAGGTTCCAGAGGACTTGGGCGCGGCCTGGACGCCTTGCTTGGCGGTACACAGCAGAAAGATGAACCCGTGAACCCTTCGGAAGTGCGGCAATTGCCTATTGCTTCCATTTGTCCCAACCCGCATCAGCCCCGGATTGAATTTTCGGAACAGGGGTTGGCGGATCTCTCAGCCAGCATCAAAACACAGGGCGTGTTGCAGCCGATTTTGGTGCGCCCCCTGGAGAATAACCAGTACGAGCTTGTGGCTGGTGAACGGCGCCTGCGAGCTTCCAAACTGGCTGGTTTGCGGGAGATTCCGGCCCTGGTTCGGGAGATGGATGATCAGGAAAGCCTGGCCATCGCCTTGATCGAGAATTTGCAACGAGAAGACCTGAACGCCATTGAAGAGGCGCTGGGCTATCGTCAGCTCATGGACCAGTTTGGCGTGAATCAGGAGGCGTTGGCCAAGAGCCTGGGCAAGAGCCGGTCCGCGCTGGCCAACTCCATGCGGTTGCTGAACCTGCCCGAACCAGTGCAGAATGACATCCGGCAGGGTCGGATTACGGCTGGTCATGGCCGGGCAATCATGTCGGTGACGGATGAAACCGTAGCCAATGAATTGCACGCTCGCATCCTTAAGCAGGGTATGTCGGTGCGGCAGGCGGAAGCCGAAGCCGGATTCTGGAAGGAACACGGAACGCTTCCTTCTCATGGCCAGGGAGAGTCCGCGGATCAGGCTCCACGACGTGCTGCGGGCAAGCGCAAAAAGGATGTTGACCCTGATCTGGCTGAGGTGCAGAGCATGATCAGCCGAACCTTGGGTCGAAAAGTCTCGGTCAGTGGTACGGCCTCAAAGGGCAAGTTGACGCTTCCGTTCTCCTCATTGGACGATTTACGCCGCCTGGCGGAAATGCTTGGTGGCGAACAAGGATGA
- a CDS encoding ParA family protein: protein MARIIVMANQKGGVGKTTTAVNLGACLSVMEKKVLLVDCDPQGNASSGLGFYPSDQRDNIYTSLFSPENVRKAICKTELPYLSLLPGTPDMAGAEVELADKIGREYYVRDLVQPLDEEYDYILLDCPPSLGILTVNALCAAKELLVPLQCEYYALEGIAQLLMTYELVRKRLNPDLAMLGVVLTMYDSRNRLSWQVKNEVRRAFPQHLFEAVVPRNVRLSEAPSFGKPVITYDIKSKGAEAYLQLAQEVENSHTV, encoded by the coding sequence GTGGCCAGGATTATTGTCATGGCGAACCAGAAGGGCGGTGTTGGAAAAACGACCACAGCGGTCAACCTTGGGGCGTGCTTGTCTGTCATGGAAAAGAAAGTCCTGTTGGTGGATTGCGACCCCCAGGGAAACGCGTCAAGCGGCTTGGGTTTTTATCCTAGCGACCAGCGGGACAACATTTATACAAGTCTTTTTTCGCCGGAAAATGTCCGCAAGGCCATCTGCAAAACGGAGTTGCCGTACCTCTCTTTGCTTCCCGGAACCCCGGATATGGCTGGTGCGGAAGTGGAGTTGGCCGATAAAATCGGACGTGAGTATTACGTTCGGGATCTGGTGCAGCCGCTGGACGAGGAATACGACTACATTCTTTTGGATTGTCCGCCTTCCTTGGGAATCTTGACTGTGAACGCGCTTTGTGCGGCAAAGGAATTGCTAGTGCCGCTCCAGTGCGAGTACTATGCTCTGGAAGGTATCGCCCAGCTCTTGATGACGTATGAGCTGGTTCGTAAGCGTTTGAATCCGGATCTGGCCATGCTTGGCGTGGTGCTGACCATGTATGACTCTCGCAACCGCCTTTCCTGGCAGGTGAAGAACGAGGTCCGACGCGCTTTCCCGCAGCATCTTTTTGAAGCAGTGGTCCCCCGGAACGTTCGCCTGTCGGAAGCACCGAGCTTTGGCAAACCGGTGATCACCTATGACATCAAGTCCAAGGGCGCAGAGGCGTATTTACAGTTGGCGCAAGAAGTGGAAAACAGTCATACCGTGTGA
- a CDS encoding NAD-dependent epimerase, with protein sequence MKVLVTGAAGFIGFHLSRKLLAAGHTVVGLDILNDYYDVNLKKDRLSILQESEAFRHALVDLSDAPAMQQLFADEGFDIVVNLAAQAGVRYSIENPRSYIDSNIVGFFNILEGCRHTKVKHLCYASSSSVYGMNTKMPLSTHDGVDHPMSLYAASKKSNEMMAHSYSNLFDLPTTGLRFFTVYGPWGRPDMALFLFTKAILAGEPINVFNYGDMERDFTFVDDIVEGVFRVMFNIPEGNPDWDGNNPDPASSPKPYRVYNIGNNNKVRLTRYIEALEEQLGMKAERNLLPMQPGDVPATWADVDDLVNDVDFQPNTSIDEGIRKFVAWYREYYNV encoded by the coding sequence ATGAAAGTACTTGTTACTGGAGCCGCTGGATTCATCGGTTTTCATTTGTCTCGGAAACTGCTTGCCGCGGGCCACACGGTTGTGGGCCTGGACATTCTTAACGACTATTATGACGTGAACCTGAAGAAGGATCGGTTGTCCATCCTTCAGGAGAGCGAAGCGTTTCGGCATGCGCTGGTTGATCTTTCCGACGCTCCGGCCATGCAGCAGCTGTTTGCGGATGAAGGGTTTGATATTGTCGTGAACCTGGCGGCCCAGGCCGGCGTGCGCTACAGCATTGAAAATCCTCGCAGCTACATTGATTCGAACATCGTTGGGTTTTTCAACATCCTTGAAGGGTGTCGACACACCAAGGTCAAGCATCTTTGCTATGCGTCGTCCAGTTCGGTGTACGGCATGAATACGAAGATGCCGCTTTCCACGCATGATGGGGTGGATCACCCCATGAGCCTGTATGCGGCCAGCAAAAAATCCAATGAGATGATGGCCCATTCCTACAGCAATCTTTTTGATCTTCCCACGACAGGGCTTCGGTTCTTTACGGTGTATGGTCCTTGGGGCCGTCCGGACATGGCGCTCTTTTTGTTCACCAAGGCGATCCTGGCTGGTGAGCCGATCAACGTCTTCAACTATGGGGACATGGAGCGGGACTTCACCTTTGTGGATGACATTGTTGAGGGCGTTTTCCGCGTGATGTTCAACATTCCGGAAGGAAACCCCGACTGGGACGGAAATAATCCTGACCCGGCGTCCAGCCCGAAGCCGTATCGCGTCTACAACATCGGCAACAACAACAAGGTCCGTTTGACCAGGTACATTGAAGCGCTGGAAGAACAGCTCGGCATGAAGGCGGAGCGCAATCTCCTGCCCATGCAGCCGGGCGATGTCCCTGCCACCTGGGCCGATGTGGATGACCTTGTCAACGATGTTGATTTTCAGCCGAACACATCTATTGATGAAGGGATTCGTAAATTTGTGGCGTGGTATCGTGAATACTACAACGTTTGA
- the coaBC gene encoding bifunctional phosphopantothenoylcysteine decarboxylase/phosphopantothenate--cysteine ligase CoaBC, whose product MDTALLFKGLLGRRAHLGVCGSVAAYKAVELLRGLQECHIAVSATLTRSAAQFITPLTFASLGADPVFGELFQTGDAPYAHLAPGRTSHVLAVVPATANILAKMANGIADDMLSCQALSHSGPVLVAPAMNPAMWEAPATKENVDRLRSRGVEVVLPASGKVACGDEGNGRLAPVSAILAHICRAISPDDLSGQRVLVTLGPTRERFDPVRFWSNPSTGRMGAALATAAWLRGAEVTVVAGPCSVALPPGVRRVDVQTALEMDSACRDLWPSMDVGCCTAAVADFRPIAFGDAKMKKDALGASGLVVSFDENPDILAGLGTLKRPDQRLIGFAAESHDLAANAQGKMQRKHLDMIVANLVNVPGSGFASGTNQVRVFDRCGGDESWPQLDKTEVAWRIWDHLAAI is encoded by the coding sequence ATGGATACGGCATTGCTGTTCAAGGGCTTACTCGGGCGTCGCGCCCATCTGGGCGTATGCGGCAGTGTGGCCGCCTACAAGGCCGTTGAGTTGCTTCGCGGTCTGCAGGAATGTCATATTGCGGTTTCTGCCACGTTGACCCGTTCGGCCGCACAATTCATCACACCCTTGACCTTTGCTTCTCTTGGGGCGGACCCTGTTTTTGGGGAATTGTTCCAAACCGGCGATGCGCCCTATGCGCATCTTGCCCCCGGGCGAACCAGTCATGTTTTGGCCGTGGTTCCGGCTACGGCCAACATTCTTGCCAAGATGGCCAATGGCATTGCCGATGACATGCTCTCCTGCCAGGCGCTTTCGCATTCCGGGCCGGTGCTGGTGGCTCCTGCCATGAACCCGGCCATGTGGGAAGCCCCGGCCACCAAAGAGAATGTGGACCGGCTCCGTAGTCGCGGCGTAGAGGTGGTTTTGCCCGCGTCTGGCAAGGTGGCCTGCGGGGATGAGGGAAATGGCCGTCTCGCGCCTGTGAGCGCCATTTTGGCACATATCTGTCGCGCCATATCCCCTGACGATTTGTCCGGACAACGTGTGCTTGTGACGCTTGGGCCAACTCGTGAGCGTTTCGACCCTGTTCGCTTTTGGTCCAATCCTTCCACTGGTCGCATGGGCGCTGCGCTTGCCACAGCAGCCTGGCTTCGTGGCGCCGAAGTGACGGTCGTGGCCGGACCCTGTAGTGTGGCCTTGCCCCCGGGCGTGCGGCGTGTGGATGTACAAACCGCGCTGGAAATGGATTCCGCCTGTCGTGATCTATGGCCAAGCATGGATGTTGGGTGTTGCACGGCCGCAGTGGCGGACTTTCGGCCCATTGCCTTTGGCGATGCCAAGATGAAAAAGGACGCTTTGGGAGCATCCGGTCTTGTGGTTTCCTTTGACGAGAATCCGGATATTCTGGCCGGTCTTGGTACGCTCAAACGTCCTGATCAACGCTTGATCGGTTTTGCCGCTGAAAGCCACGATCTCGCCGCCAACGCCCAAGGGAAGATGCAGCGCAAGCATTTGGACATGATCGTTGCCAATCTGGTCAATGTTCCTGGGTCTGGGTTTGCTTCCGGCACGAATCAAGTCCGTGTTTTTGATCGTTGCGGCGGAGATGAGTCCTGGCCGCAACTCGATAAAACCGAAGTAGCGTGGCGGATATGGGATCACCTGGCCGCAATCTGA
- a CDS encoding helix-turn-helix domain-containing protein has translation MNWLSVAEIAKITQIPAPTARRYASLFREFLPSKKVGRVTKYSEDAVQIFQAISKLYQDGHVTTEIEDALKQEYSRSAEPADDSPVLQGVLAASGNAAPALDNEFARSFQQVMDKFSQCLQIIADQKTTIEQQREDIQKLKTAFVLLSRSQKRLRRLPAAPVAEAPPEQDMTELEQRTAQLLRKDAELEEMTLNLSFDTSDIKAKLQILESELVRLRKDRRDMEKFFSSKINSLRDDE, from the coding sequence ATGAACTGGCTGTCCGTGGCGGAAATCGCCAAGATCACGCAGATACCCGCGCCCACGGCGAGGCGGTACGCCTCGCTGTTCCGTGAATTTTTGCCGAGCAAAAAAGTCGGGCGTGTCACAAAATATTCTGAAGACGCGGTTCAGATCTTTCAGGCTATTTCCAAATTGTATCAGGACGGACACGTCACCACGGAGATCGAAGACGCGCTCAAGCAGGAATATTCCCGCTCGGCCGAGCCTGCCGACGATTCTCCCGTGCTCCAGGGGGTCTTGGCTGCATCGGGAAACGCGGCTCCGGCCCTGGATAATGAATTTGCCCGGTCTTTCCAACAGGTCATGGATAAATTCAGTCAGTGCCTGCAGATCATTGCGGATCAAAAAACCACCATTGAGCAGCAGCGTGAGGACATCCAAAAGCTCAAGACCGCGTTTGTGCTGCTTTCCCGCAGTCAGAAGCGGCTTCGCCGTTTGCCCGCGGCGCCCGTGGCCGAGGCTCCGCCCGAGCAAGATATGACCGAGTTGGAGCAACGCACGGCCCAGCTGTTGCGCAAGGATGCCGAGCTTGAGGAAATGACGCTGAACCTTTCCTTTGACACCTCGGATATCAAGGCCAAGCTGCAAATTTTGGAATCCGAATTGGTCCGGTTGCGCAAGGATCGGCGCGACATGGAGAAGTTCTTTTCCTCCAAGATCAACAGTCTGCGTGACGACGAATAG
- the queA gene encoding tRNA preQ1(34) S-adenosylmethionine ribosyltransferase-isomerase QueA produces MHPDHALASYTYELPEENIAQTPAQRRQDSKLMTVNRESGATGIHGFSALPELLPKGALLVANNSKVIPARLFGTKPTGGRVEFLLLTPLPLLEPIQDADGLHMAEAWGLLRASKAPKPGQIITFGPEFFVRVLERGAFGRSRVSLFWRGNLKERMESLGSMPLPPYIRREADQSDMARYQTVYAKDDKAGSVAAPTAGLHFTPAVRTALQERGCEWAEVTLYVGYGTFSPVREPDIRDHVMHEEYIEVPRETAEAVQRAKDQGRPVVAVGTTSARSLEGMHRALGHIGPYKGMTDIFIKPGYTFQVVDNLLTNFHLPESSLLIMVSALVGREAILNAYSEALRNDFRFFSYGDAMLIS; encoded by the coding sequence ATGCATCCAGACCACGCCCTGGCGAGCTACACCTACGAGCTTCCCGAGGAAAATATCGCCCAGACCCCGGCGCAACGCCGCCAGGATTCAAAGCTCATGACCGTGAACCGGGAATCCGGTGCCACCGGAATTCACGGCTTTTCCGCTCTGCCTGAATTGCTGCCCAAGGGCGCGCTCCTGGTGGCCAACAACTCCAAGGTGATTCCGGCGCGGCTCTTCGGCACCAAGCCCACAGGCGGACGCGTGGAATTTTTGCTGCTCACCCCCCTGCCCCTGCTGGAACCGATTCAGGACGCGGACGGTCTGCACATGGCTGAGGCATGGGGACTTCTGCGCGCCAGCAAAGCGCCGAAACCCGGGCAGATCATCACGTTCGGCCCGGAATTTTTTGTACGCGTGCTGGAGCGTGGAGCGTTCGGCCGCAGCCGCGTGAGCCTGTTTTGGCGGGGTAACCTCAAGGAACGCATGGAAAGCCTGGGAAGCATGCCCCTGCCCCCGTACATCCGGCGCGAGGCTGATCAATCAGATATGGCCCGGTATCAAACGGTCTACGCAAAGGACGACAAAGCCGGGAGCGTGGCCGCCCCCACAGCCGGCCTGCACTTCACCCCGGCGGTGCGCACGGCGCTGCAGGAACGCGGCTGTGAATGGGCGGAGGTGACGCTCTACGTGGGCTACGGCACGTTCAGCCCAGTGCGTGAACCCGACATCCGCGACCACGTCATGCACGAGGAATATATTGAAGTTCCACGTGAAACAGCCGAAGCCGTGCAGCGCGCCAAGGACCAGGGCCGCCCCGTGGTTGCCGTTGGCACCACCAGCGCCCGCAGTCTGGAAGGAATGCACCGCGCCCTGGGGCATATCGGACCCTACAAGGGCATGACCGACATCTTCATCAAGCCCGGATATACCTTTCAAGTGGTGGATAACCTGCTGACGAATTTCCATTTGCCAGAATCTTCGCTTCTGATTATGGTTTCAGCTCTCGTCGGTAGAGAAGCCATCCTCAACGCCTACAGTGAGGCGCTCCGTAACGATTTTCGCTTTTTTTCGTACGGCGACGCCATGCTCATCTCGTGA
- a CDS encoding 4Fe-4S binding protein: MSRIEVLEDRCKGCLLCTTVCPVQIIVQSQRFNQNGYKVAEVPEENKEKCTGCASCALICPDLAIRVYKTPKAKKGGK, from the coding sequence ATGTCCCGAATCGAAGTGTTGGAAGACCGGTGCAAGGGCTGTCTGCTCTGTACGACGGTCTGCCCCGTGCAGATCATTGTGCAGTCGCAGCGGTTTAACCAAAACGGCTACAAAGTGGCCGAGGTGCCGGAAGAGAACAAGGAAAAATGTACCGGATGCGCCTCCTGCGCGCTGATCTGCCCGGACCTGGCCATTCGCGTATACAAAACCCCGAAGGCCAAAAAAGGGGGGAAATGA
- a CDS encoding 3-methyl-2-oxobutanoate dehydrogenase subunit VorB produces MMADKIFIKGNEAVARGALAAGCKCFFGYPITPQNDIPEFMSKAIVDAGGEFVQAESEVAAANMLLGAGATGVRAMTSSSSPGVSLKQEAISYMAGSDIPAVVVNMNRGGPGLGDIGPAQGDYYQSTRGGGHGDYRLLVFAPATAQEAYDLTIKAFDMAFKYRNPVMILGDAILGQMKEPIEPWAPELPGDTEGGDWRLDGAKGREKRLIKSLFLEEGALAGQNQRLQAKYEAMQGEIQYEAFETEDADLIVCAYGSIGRIAKSSVRKLRQAGHKVGLFRPITLYPFPAAPLLEMAKQGKRFLTIEHNLGQMVDDVRLSVRTVADSDFFPVYPGNLPTPDEFEAPILKSLEGK; encoded by the coding sequence ATGATGGCGGACAAGATCTTCATTAAGGGCAACGAAGCCGTAGCCCGGGGCGCTCTTGCCGCGGGATGCAAATGCTTTTTCGGCTATCCCATCACGCCCCAGAACGACATCCCCGAATTCATGAGCAAAGCCATCGTGGACGCGGGCGGCGAATTCGTGCAGGCCGAATCCGAAGTGGCGGCCGCCAACATGCTGCTCGGCGCAGGAGCCACGGGCGTACGCGCCATGACGTCTTCTTCTTCTCCGGGCGTATCCCTGAAGCAGGAAGCCATTTCCTACATGGCGGGCAGCGACATCCCCGCCGTGGTGGTAAACATGAACCGCGGCGGCCCGGGTCTGGGCGACATCGGCCCGGCTCAGGGCGACTACTACCAGTCCACCCGCGGCGGCGGACACGGCGACTACCGCCTGCTGGTCTTTGCCCCGGCCACGGCCCAGGAAGCCTACGACCTGACCATCAAAGCCTTTGACATGGCCTTCAAATACCGCAATCCGGTCATGATTCTGGGCGACGCTATTCTCGGCCAGATGAAAGAACCCATTGAACCATGGGCTCCGGAACTGCCGGGCGACACAGAAGGCGGCGACTGGCGGCTGGATGGGGCCAAGGGCCGGGAAAAGCGGCTCATTAAGTCCCTGTTCCTGGAAGAAGGCGCCCTGGCCGGACAAAACCAGCGCCTCCAGGCCAAATACGAAGCCATGCAGGGCGAAATCCAGTACGAGGCCTTTGAGACGGAAGACGCGGATCTCATCGTCTGCGCGTACGGCTCCATCGGCCGCATTGCCAAAAGCTCGGTGCGCAAGCTGCGTCAGGCCGGACACAAGGTCGGCCTGTTCCGGCCCATCACCCTCTACCCCTTCCCGGCGGCTCCGCTGCTGGAAATGGCCAAGCAGGGCAAGCGGTTTTTGACCATCGAACACAACCTTGGCCAGATGGTGGATGATGTGCGGCTCTCGGTGCGCACGGTGGCGGATTCCGACTTCTTCCCGGTCTATCCCGGCAACCTGCCCACCCCGGACGAATTCGAGGCACCGATCCTCAAGAGCCTGGAGGGTAAATAA
- a CDS encoding thiamine pyrophosphate-dependent enzyme has product MSEMQEKLVFDRPESVIDRPTHYCPGCHHGVAHRLVGELLDEMKLREESILIGSIGCSVFLYNYLDIDAVEAPHGRAPAVGTGAKRARPDKFVLTYQGDGDLASIGMAEIMHAANRGERICVVFVNNTVYGMTGGQMAPTTLVGQRTTTCPGGRCRDKEGLPIKMTEIISQLGGVAFAGRASLDSVKNIRTAKKYLRKAFECQTQDRGFGFVELLSACPTNWKMPPVQANERIREEMIPYFPLGVYKDVTEEGGAC; this is encoded by the coding sequence ATGTCTGAAATGCAAGAAAAACTGGTCTTCGATAGGCCGGAATCGGTCATTGACCGGCCCACCCACTACTGCCCGGGTTGCCACCACGGCGTGGCCCACCGGCTCGTGGGCGAGCTGCTGGACGAAATGAAGCTGCGCGAAGAGTCCATCCTCATCGGCTCCATCGGCTGCTCCGTGTTTTTGTACAATTACCTGGACATCGACGCCGTGGAAGCGCCGCACGGCCGCGCCCCGGCCGTTGGCACCGGAGCCAAGCGCGCCCGGCCCGACAAGTTCGTACTCACCTACCAGGGCGACGGCGACCTGGCCTCCATCGGCATGGCGGAAATCATGCATGCGGCCAACCGCGGCGAACGCATCTGCGTTGTGTTCGTGAACAACACCGTCTACGGCATGACCGGCGGACAAATGGCCCCCACCACCCTGGTGGGCCAGCGCACCACCACCTGCCCGGGCGGTCGCTGCCGCGACAAGGAAGGCCTGCCCATCAAAATGACGGAAATCATCTCCCAGCTCGGCGGAGTGGCCTTTGCGGGCCGTGCCTCCCTGGACAGCGTGAAGAACATCCGCACGGCCAAAAAGTACCTGCGCAAGGCCTTTGAGTGTCAGACCCAGGACCGTGGATTCGGATTCGTGGAGCTGCTCTCTGCCTGCCCCACGAACTGGAAAATGCCGCCGGTCCAGGCCAACGAGCGCATCCGCGAGGAAATGATCCCCTACTTCCCGCTGGGGGTATACAAGGACGTGACCGAGGAAGGAGGTGCCTGCTGA
- a CDS encoding 2-oxoacid:acceptor oxidoreductase family protein gives MSTYLDAIIAGFGGQGVMLIGNLLAYSGMNQGLNVTYIPVYGPEMRGGTANCTVVLSDEDIGSPIIHRPKSLIIMNRPSLDKFQPRLEDGGVQIINSSLVDAELAETDRVKSVFVPANDIADEIGNTRMANMVAIGAFLQATGVIPIQAAIDSLENVISAHYKKLIPMNAKAIQAGAAHVG, from the coding sequence ATGTCCACCTATCTCGACGCGATCATCGCCGGTTTCGGCGGCCAGGGCGTCATGCTCATCGGTAACCTCCTGGCCTACTCCGGCATGAACCAGGGACTGAACGTGACCTACATCCCGGTGTACGGCCCGGAAATGCGCGGCGGCACAGCCAACTGCACCGTGGTGCTTTCCGACGAAGACATTGGTTCGCCCATCATTCACCGGCCCAAAAGCCTGATCATCATGAACCGCCCCTCCCTGGACAAATTCCAGCCCCGACTTGAGGACGGCGGCGTGCAGATCATCAATTCCTCGCTGGTGGACGCGGAACTCGCCGAGACCGACAGGGTCAAAAGCGTGTTTGTTCCCGCCAACGACATCGCCGATGAAATCGGCAACACCCGCATGGCCAACATGGTGGCCATCGGCGCATTCCTGCAGGCAACGGGCGTCATCCCGATCCAGGCCGCCATCGACAGCCTGGAAAACGTGATCTCCGCCCATTACAAAAAGCTCATTCCCATGAACGCCAAAGCCATCCAAGCGGGCGCAGCCCACGTGGGCTGA
- the aroE gene encoding shikimate dehydrogenase: MEQYGIIGHPLGHSLSPALHNWGFARWSMDAVYDFWDTPPDSLAAFVDRVRAENIRGVSVTIPHKRTIMPLLDRVSTTARAIGAVNTICWDEHGRLRGTNTDVAGCLEPLRRVIPKPKTALVLGAGGAARAAIAALNQLGVEWVGVSNRNPEKADALALEFSIHAVRWDERHKNPCDVLVNATPLGMSGPYQGQNPWPMKALPQDTTVFDLVYNPLETPLLALAKTCGCGRISGLEMFLHQGLKQFHIWTGQDLDPDAARERLLQELG, from the coding sequence ATGGAACAATACGGAATCATCGGTCATCCGCTGGGGCATAGCCTCAGCCCGGCACTGCACAACTGGGGATTCGCCCGTTGGAGCATGGACGCGGTGTACGACTTTTGGGACACCCCGCCGGATTCCCTGGCCGCGTTTGTGGACCGTGTGCGTGCCGAAAACATCCGCGGCGTGAGCGTGACCATCCCGCACAAACGCACGATCATGCCCTTGCTGGACCGGGTATCCACCACGGCGCGCGCCATTGGTGCGGTGAACACCATCTGCTGGGATGAACACGGACGGCTGCGCGGCACGAACACGGACGTGGCAGGCTGTCTTGAGCCGCTCCGCCGTGTGATCCCAAAACCAAAGACCGCTCTGGTACTCGGAGCCGGGGGCGCGGCCCGGGCCGCCATTGCCGCGCTGAACCAGCTCGGCGTGGAATGGGTGGGCGTGAGCAACCGCAATCCGGAAAAAGCCGATGCCCTGGCATTGGAATTCAGCATTCATGCGGTCCGCTGGGATGAACGGCACAAGAATCCCTGTGACGTGCTTGTGAACGCCACACCGCTAGGCATGAGTGGTCCGTACCAGGGGCAAAATCCCTGGCCCATGAAAGCCCTGCCCCAGGACACCACGGTGTTTGATCTGGTCTACAATCCGCTGGAAACCCCGCTTCTGGCTCTGGCCAAAACCTGCGGATGCGGTCGCATCTCAGGGCTTGAGATGTTCTTGCATCAAGGCTTGAAGCAGTTCCACATCTGGACCGGACAGGATCTTGACCCAGACGCGGCCAGAGAACGATTGCTGCAGGAACTGGGCTGA
- a CDS encoding PocR ligand-binding domain-containing protein: MKITDLASTETWEGLEKELHEKFGLNASVADEQGVRITSYANWGNELCPRVKGDPKGLSAICAVAGKHFTQYCTSEQSPLVDECDACLTKIAVPVLKDGQYLGCAGGCGVLMEGEEVETFMVAKSLDMDEKEVQRLAETVPVISREKADEIVTYLWKRLQELGADVPQA, encoded by the coding sequence ATGAAAATCACGGATCTGGCATCCACAGAGACCTGGGAAGGTCTGGAAAAGGAACTGCACGAGAAATTCGGTCTCAATGCCAGTGTGGCCGACGAGCAGGGTGTACGCATCACCAGCTATGCAAACTGGGGCAATGAACTGTGTCCCCGGGTAAAGGGCGATCCCAAGGGGTTGAGCGCTATTTGCGCTGTAGCCGGGAAGCATTTCACCCAATACTGTACCAGCGAACAGAGTCCCCTGGTGGATGAATGCGACGCTTGCCTGACCAAGATTGCGGTCCCCGTACTTAAGGACGGCCAGTATCTTGGCTGTGCCGGAGGCTGCGGCGTGCTCATGGAGGGCGAGGAAGTGGAGACCTTTATGGTAGCCAAATCCTTGGATATGGATGAAAAAGAAGTGCAGCGCCTGGCCGAAACCGTGCCTGTGATCAGCCGTGAAAAGGCGGACGAAATCGTGACGTACCTGTGGAAGCGGCTTCAGGAACTGGGTGCGGACGTTCCCCAGGCCTGA
- a CDS encoding response regulator, protein MAGNKILVVEDHQDTRELLDYNLSAAGFEVRTAQDGTSVMDLVRTFQPDLVLLDLMLPGMDGLEICRRLKKRPETSSMPVIMLTAKGEEVDRIVGLELGADDYVVKPFSPRELMLRIKAVLRRAPEVDEGSGQPWEREGLRVDFEAHTIEVDGESAQLTATEFKLLSELIKGKGKVQTRDHLLDTVWDTHFEGYSRTVDTHIRRLRQKLGAYADWIETVRGVGYRFKS, encoded by the coding sequence GTGGCCGGTAACAAGATTTTGGTCGTGGAAGACCACCAGGATACCCGAGAATTGTTGGACTACAACCTATCCGCGGCAGGCTTTGAGGTTCGCACCGCCCAGGACGGCACTTCGGTCATGGATCTGGTGCGCACGTTTCAGCCGGATTTGGTGCTGCTGGATTTGATGCTTCCGGGCATGGACGGGCTGGAGATTTGCCGCCGTCTGAAGAAGCGTCCGGAAACCTCGTCCATGCCCGTGATCATGCTCACGGCCAAAGGCGAGGAAGTGGACCGTATTGTTGGTCTGGAGCTTGGAGCCGATGACTATGTGGTCAAGCCCTTTTCTCCCCGGGAACTCATGCTGCGCATCAAGGCGGTGCTGCGCCGTGCTCCCGAGGTGGACGAGGGGTCCGGGCAGCCCTGGGAGCGGGAAGGCCTGCGTGTTGACTTTGAGGCCCACACTATTGAAGTGGACGGCGAAAGTGCCCAGCTCACGGCCACGGAATTCAAGCTTCTTTCCGAACTCATTAAGGGCAAGGGCAAGGTCCAGACCCGCGACCACCTTCTGGATACGGTCTGGGATACGCATTTTGAAGGCTATTCCCGCACCGTGGACACGCACATTCGTCGTCTTCGCCAGAAGCTCGGCGCGTATGCGGATTGGATTGAAACGGTTCGCGGCGTGGGCTACCGCTTCAAGAGCTGA